From one Chloroflexota bacterium genomic stretch:
- a CDS encoding cytochrome c peroxidase — MAVTAAVVLMAGCGPPSPIPPEPPPEATVSEEPILLPTAAPSPTPAAAWPPPEGAVKNPPTAEKIELGRQLFFEPILSDSGGMSCATCHRPELGFSNGQPVSPARPGAPPRNVSTLWNTGFNRFLLWDGRESSLEEHARLPLTLPHEMASDPDRIVATLQGIPAYVQMFNTVFGGTEPISFENTTRALAAFQRSLISDTSPYDRFVAGEKSSLTPEQQRGMALFFSQRTNCSECHQPPTFAMETFRVVGVNSEDPGRAAVHERGLYGAFKVPTLRNIARTAPYMHDGSFAALENVVDFYAAGAGRAHDFPNVDPLLKGFDLDEQDRADLVAFLTALTDESGLPDVPERALSGLPVIAPVDQK; from the coding sequence ATGGCAGTAACAGCCGCCGTTGTATTGATGGCTGGCTGCGGGCCTCCTTCTCCAATCCCCCCGGAACCGCCACCAGAAGCAACCGTTTCTGAGGAACCCATACTGCTGCCCACAGCAGCCCCATCGCCGACGCCGGCAGCGGCCTGGCCGCCCCCGGAGGGCGCTGTCAAAAATCCGCCCACGGCGGAAAAAATCGAGTTGGGCCGGCAGCTCTTTTTTGAACCTATCCTTTCGGACAGTGGCGGAATGTCATGCGCCACCTGCCACCGTCCCGAACTGGGTTTCAGCAATGGACAACCCGTCAGTCCCGCCCGACCGGGAGCGCCGCCGCGCAACGTGTCTACCCTGTGGAATACCGGCTTCAATCGCTTCCTGTTGTGGGATGGTCGTGAAAGCTCCCTGGAAGAACATGCTCGTCTGCCCCTTACCCTGCCCCATGAAATGGCCTCAGATCCGGACCGGATCGTGGCGACGCTGCAGGGGATACCAGCCTACGTCCAGATGTTCAACACTGTTTTTGGCGGGACTGAGCCGATTTCCTTTGAGAATACCACCCGGGCCCTGGCTGCCTTCCAGCGATCGCTGATCAGCGATACCAGCCCCTACGATCGTTTCGTGGCTGGCGAAAAAAGCTCGCTGACGCCGGAACAACAGCGGGGAATGGCCCTGTTCTTCTCCCAGCGTACCAACTGCAGCGAATGCCACCAACCACCGACCTTTGCCATGGAGACTTTCCGGGTCGTCGGTGTGAACAGCGAGGATCCAGGGCGCGCCGCCGTCCACGAACGGGGTTTGTATGGCGCGTTCAAGGTTCCGACTCTGCGCAATATCGCCCGCACGGCACCCTATATGCACGATGGGTCCTTTGCTGCCCTGGAGAATGTGGTAGATTTCTACGCGGCAGGCGCGGGCCGGGCTCACGACTTCCCCAACGTAGATCCCCTGCTCAAGGGCTTTGATCTGGACGAGCAGGACCGCGCCGACCTGGTGGCCTTTTTGACGGCCCTTACCGATGAAAGCGGGTTACCCGATGTGCCGGAAAGAGCCCTCTCGGGTCTGCCGGTGATTGCTCCCGTCGATCAGAAATGA